Proteins encoded within one genomic window of Chroicocephalus ridibundus chromosome 7, bChrRid1.1, whole genome shotgun sequence:
- the PTRH2 gene encoding peptidyl-tRNA hydrolase 2, mitochondrial, with product MDYLSKPGLLSVIAGVACGVCLGWGIRGRFLRRPKAGMSAPANGLGSEASVMGESGEFKMVLIVRNDLKMGKGKVAAQCSHAAVSAYKQVQRRNPELLKQWEYCGQPKVVLKAPDEETLIQLLADAKHLGLTVSLIQDAGRTQIAPGSQTVLGIGPGPADVVDKVSGHLKLF from the coding sequence ATGGATTACCTCTCCAAACCTGGGTTGCTTAGTGTCATTGCTGGAGTCGCCTGTGGAGTGTgcctgggatggggcatccgtGGGAGATTCCTGCGGCGGCCCAAAGCCGGAATGTCTGCGCCCGCAAACGGCCTGGGGAGCGAAGCCAGCGTCATGGGAGAGTCTGGGGAGTTCAAGATGGTGCTGATCGTCCGCAATGATCTGAAGATGGGAAAGGGCAAAGTAGCAGCGCAGTGTTCCCATGCTGCTGTTTCCGCCTACAAGCAAGTTCAGAGGAGAAATCCCGAACTCCTGAAGCAGTGGGAGTACTGCGGACAACCTAAAGTCGTCCTCAAAGCTCCTGATGAAGAGACTCTGATCCAGCTCCTGGCTGATGCTAAACACCTTGGACTGACTGTGAGCTTAATACAAGACGCGGGTCGTACTCAGATAGCTCCAGGCTCCCAGACGGTCCTTGGTATTGGACCGGGACCAGCTGATGTAGTAGATAAAGTTTCTGGTCACCTAAAACTCTTCTAA